The sequence CGGTTCCATCGAGCTCGAGGTCGATGCCTGTTCGTCTCTCCCGTTGATCTCATTTCTACGATTCAGTCCAGCACTATTCATCGTTTCGTCCTAGATCTTTCTTTTACGAGTTGATCCTTGAACGCAGGAGGGCTAGCTCGGGAGTGGAATATCTACTGACCCCCGACTCCGCAAGGCATGTCCAAGCCAGCAGCCTCACCACCCTCTTCTTTGCCTTTGCCCTTGTGTCCATCCAACCAACCAGCCACAGCCACTAGAGAGGTCGAATCCTTACTTTCTTGCAAACAATGGGCCTCCTTCCAATCCACAGAATCATCTTGCTGTGTTTTTGCTCGTCTAGCTTATTACTGCCTCCTCCAGTATCATCGGACAGCCGCATCCTTCCCAACAAGCCGCTGACTGTTGGAAGCACGCTCACCTCCGATGACGGCACTTTTGCCCTGGGCTTCTTCTCCCCGTCCAACCCGGACAAGAAACACTACTACTATGTTGGTATATGGTACGCCAACATTCCCAAGGACAACGTCGTGTGGGTTGCCAACCGTGGAACCCCAATAATCACGGACCCTTCCTCTGCAACACTTGCCCTGACGAACACGTCCGATCTTGTTTTGTCCAGCGCGGACGGCCAGACGCTTTGGATGGCAAACACCAGCGCTGCTGCGTCGTCGGAGCCGGAGACCACCGCCGGAGAAGCCACGCTTGACAACACTGGAAACTTCATCCTCTGGAGTTCACAGGGCGCCGTCTTATGGCAAAGCTTCGATTACCCGGCCGACACTCTTCTGCCTGGCATGAAATTTAGAGTCACCCACCGTAGGCATGCACTGCAACAGCTGGTCTCTTGGAAGGGCCCCCAAGACCCAGCCCCGGGCAGCTTCTCCTACGGCGCAGATCCTGACGAGCTCCTGCAGCGCTTTGTCAGGAATGGCTCGAGACCATACTGGAGAAGTCCGGTGTTGAATAGTTACTTGGTAGCCAGGTCATATATCGGAATTCTCAAGTCCACTATCTACCTCACAATAAGCAAATACGACGACGGTGAGGTCTATATGTCCTTTGGCGTACCCGGTGGCTCCTCATCGTCAACTGCCATGAAGATCAAAATGGACTACTCAGGAAAGATAGAAATCCTAATCTGGAACACCAACATTTTGGAATGGTACGTCCTGGAGGCACAGCCTATGAATGAATGCAGTACATATGGATATTGTGGTCCGTTTGGGTACTGTGATAACACAGAGCTTAATGCGACATGCAAGTGTCTCGACAGTTTCGAGCCAATAAGCAACGAAGGCAGGAGCAATGGAAGTTTTACAGAAGGATGCCGCCGCAAGGAGACACTAAGATGCGGCGAAGAAGATACTAGTTTCTTAACTTTGGCGGACATGAAGATTCCCGACGAGTTCGTGCATGTCAAGAATAGAAGCTTCGACGGATGCACGGCGGAATGCGCTAGCAACTGCTCCTGCACAGGTTACGCTTATGCCAATTTCAGCACCACGGCTTTCACCGGGGATGACACAAGGTGCCTATTATGGATGGGAGATTTGATTGACACAGCGAAGCGCACTGGAGATGGAGAAAATCTTTACCTTCGAGTAAACAGATCAAGTGGTATAATTTTTGCTCCTATTTCTTTCTTTTACCCACGCAGCATCAGAGCATGAATAAGCTCTAAAAAACAATTAGTGGCTGCAACAAGAAAAGCTAAGAGTTGATAATACCTTGTACTCCATCCGTTCACAAATATATTCAAAAATGTAAATTTTCAAATTACGCTCAAACAATCTTAAGTGATAAATTAAATTAAAACAATAGAAATAAAACGAGTGATCAAAGTTTTAGAAATAAAACGAGTGATCAAAGTTTTAGAAATAAATTAATGGGGTCGTATATTTGTGAACGTATACTTGTGAGTTGTGAGCAGAGGTAGTATATCATTTTGATCATATTGTCTGCTTCTCTGCCGAATGCTAATGAAATGCCAGTCTAAGTAATGTGTTTGTTCATGTGCTTTTTTGCATGTACATTTTGACCATATTGTCTGCTTTTGCTGTCTAATTAAGCACAGTTTATTACCCCCTTCATGTGTCAATTTTGGGCAGATAAAAAGAGGAGGAGCAATATCCTGAAAATTACTCTGCCAGCTGTATCAAGTTTGCTAATACTCGTATTCATGTGGTTTGTTTGGATCTGTTACTCCCGAGGTACAAAGTTCTAAGTTCCCTACTTTCGTTGTGTATTCTCCCCCCAGGAATGTTTGCATATGTTCTCTACTTCATATGCAGTCTTCTTTTATTAGCTTTAACGTAGTACCATTATTCCTGTCAGTCaaagaaagaaataaaaaaactTGGAAGAAGGTAGTATCAGGAGTTTTGGGCACTTCTGATGAACTCGAGGACGCGAACCTTCCTTGTATTAGCTTCCGAGAAATTGTACTAGCAACGAACAATTTTTCTAGCTCCAACATGCTTGGACACGGAGGTTTCGGACATGTTTATAAGGTAATGACTAATCTTTTCTTATAGTAGAAAATGGTCGCATTTCCTATCTCGTTTGGTCTAAGAAGCATGCGATTGTGCAGGGAACATTAGAATGTGGTAAGGCAATTGCCGTGAAAAGGCTTAGTAAGGGTTCTGGCCAGGGGGTACTGGAGTTCAGAAACGAAGTAATTCTCATCGCGAAGTTGCAGCACAGAAACCTAGTTAAACTTCTTGGTTTCTGCATTCATGGAGATGAGAAACTATTGATATATGAATACTTATCAAACAAAAGTTTGGATGCCTTTCTTTTCAGTATGTTCTACTTTTTCTTGCTAAATTTCAGTAGCTAATCAAACAACAAGCATGGCTGATGTTATCCCTCGATTTGTGCTACTGTTGGTAGATTCCACAAGAAAACCATCGCTTGATTGGTCAAAAAGATTCAACATAATCTTAGGGATAGCTAGAGGACTTCTTTATCTTCACCAAGATTCAAGGCTGAAGATAATCCACAGGGATCTCAAAGCAAACAACATATTACTGGATGATGAAATGAACCCCAGGATATCTGATTTTGGTATGGCAAGAATTTTTTATGGCAACCAGCAACAAGGAAACACCAACCGCGTTGTTGGCACATAGTGAGTGATATCTATTACATTAATGAGCTTTACGATATTGTTCTTGTGCTTGAACCAAAATAAGTTGGGTCATTTCATACAGTGGTTACATGTCGCCTGAATATGCTCTGGAAGGTGTGTTTTCTGTCAAGTCTGATGTGTATAGCTTCGGAGTTTTAGTTCTAGAGATTGTGAGTGGCTCGAAGATCACCTCTACGCACATGACAGAACATTACCCCAACCTTATAGCCTGTGTAAGTATTAGTACGAAATACTCAAATAACGGCAATTTATCGTAGATTTGTATAAATTCTCAAAAAGAATCTGTAGATTCGTATCTTGATGGTTGAGATATGATCGATTCAGGCTTGGAGCTTATGGAAGGATGGGAACACAAAAGAATTTGTTGACTCGTCCATTGTTGCGGATAGTTGTTCGCTTGATGAGACTTCACAGTGCATCCATATCGGGCTCTTGTGTGTTCAAGACAACCCAAATGCTCGGCCACTCATGTCATCAGTTGTGTCTATCCTGGAGAATGGAGACACATCACTTCCACCTCCAAAACAGCCAATATATTTTGCAGAAAGAAACTACGGAACTGACGGAGCAGCAGAAGCTGTTGTGAATTCTGCAAATACTATGAGTGTTACAGCGTTGGAGGGACGCTAGACGTATAGTTCCTGCAAATACCGATGCAACACATGCATGAGAAAGCAACATACATTGTataggatgaaaacggtcggaaacggtatttattcggtaatcagttttttggTCGTTTTTatttgattgcgaataaataggatatataaTACACTAtataaatttgtattcttgtttataacattgagcttgtaaagattcataaaagtTAATCCTCAAATTCATCATATATTTTCTCAAATGATAGATATAAAATTTGGTATAGATTTGaaaacaaattcggtaattttttcaactcTTTTTGTTGTAgagagcaaataatacataaaacaatttatgtaatattttattcTTATTTGTAATAATATATTTGAGAACATAACACAAgatcaccatcaaattttatatatatctattttaaaatattaaatttatccTAACAGTCcagattaccactttcatcccacTAAGCAGTAGCTTAGATAGCACATTTATGCCTCAATGGCTTTGATATCAAATGCAGGAAGTG is a genomic window of Zea mays cultivar B73 chromosome 5, Zm-B73-REFERENCE-NAM-5.0, whole genome shotgun sequence containing:
- the LOC103626112 gene encoding putative G-type lectin S-receptor-like serine/threonine-protein kinase At1g61610, whose product is MGLLPIHRIILLCFCSSSLLLPPPVSSDSRILPNKPLTVGSTLTSDDGTFALGFFSPSNPDKKHYYYVGIWYANIPKDNVVWVANRGTPIITDPSSATLALTNTSDLVLSSADGQTLWMANTSAAASSEPETTAGEATLDNTGNFILWSSQGAVLWQSFDYPADTLLPGMKFRVTHRRHALQQLVSWKGPQDPAPGSFSYGADPDELLQRFVRNGSRPYWRSPVLNSYLVARSYIGILKSTIYLTISKYDDGEVYMSFGVPGGSSSSTAMKIKMDYSGKIEILIWNTNILEWYVLEAQPMNECSTYGYCGPFGYCDNTELNATCKCLDSFEPISNEGRSNGSFTEGCRRKETLRCGEEDTSFLTLADMKIPDEFVHVKNRSFDGCTAECASNCSCTGYAYANFSTTAFTGDDTRCLLWMGDLIDTAKRTGDGENLYLRVNRSSDKKRRSNILKITLPAVSSLLILVFMWFVWICYSRVKERNKKTWKKVVSGVLGTSDELEDANLPCISFREIVLATNNFSSSNMLGHGGFGHVYKGTLECGKAIAVKRLSKGSGQGVLEFRNEVILIAKLQHRNLVKLLGFCIHGDEKLLIYEYLSNKSLDAFLFNSTRKPSLDWSKRFNIILGIARGLLYLHQDSRLKIIHRDLKANNILLDDEMNPRISDFGMARIFYGNQQQGNTNRVVGTYGYMSPEYALEGVFSVKSDVYSFGVLVLEIVSGSKITSTHMTEHYPNLIACAWSLWKDGNTKEFVDSSIVADSCSLDETSQCIHIGLLCVQDNPNARPLMSSVVSILENGDTSLPPPKQPIYFAERNYGTDGAAEAVVNSANTMSVTALEGR